A single Triticum dicoccoides isolate Atlit2015 ecotype Zavitan chromosome 2A, WEW_v2.0, whole genome shotgun sequence DNA region contains:
- the LOC119354644 gene encoding laccase-14-like yields the protein MFWLAYALVFLGCLGLPPADAAVVEHTFSVGNLTIDRLGQRQVITAVNGQFPGPMLEARDGDAVVVHVVNYSPYNITIHWHGVLQRLSGWADGPSMVSQCPIRPGGATYTYRFNVTGQEGTLWWHAHVSFLRATVYGALLIRPGPDRPHYPFPAPYGEATLLLGEWWNASVVDIERQAMLTGGPPNNSVALTINGIPSGYELAVRHGETYLLRLVNAALSYQLFFKVAGHAFTVVAADACYTDPYNTDVIVLAPGQTVDALMHANASPGRYCMAAQVYQSVANATYTTTTTGLLRYEHGAEAAGMSTIMMPSMPEFKDSATAQDFYGSLTGLLRDGKPTVPLHVDTRMLVTYGLGIAPCMPTQTLCNRTRGSVAASMNNVSFQLPKAMSLLEARMRGNADGVYTRDFPDRPPVMFDFTNGSMSSNRSVMLTSKGTRVKRLRFNTTVEVVLQNTAILGSENHPLHLHGFNFYVLAQGAGNFNARTAVRSYNLVNPQQRNTVAVPAGGWAVIRFTADNPGVWVMHCHLDAHLPFGLAMAFEVDDGPTPDTVLPPPPPDYPQC from the exons ATGTTTTGGCTTGCATATGCTCTCGTTTTTCTCGGATGCCTTGGCCTGCCTCCGGCTGATGCTGCCGTTGTGGAGCACACATTCTCT GTGGGCAACCTGACGATTGATCGGCTGGGGCAGCGTCAGGTAATCACGGCGGTGAACGGGCAGTTCCCGGGGCCCATGCTGGAGGCTCGCGACGGCGACGCCGTCGTGGTGCACGTCGTCAACTACTCCCCCTACAACATCACCATCCACTGGCATGGCGTCCTCCAGCGTCTCTCCGGCTGGGCCGACGGCCCCAGCATGGTGTCGCAGTGCCCCATCCGCCCCGGCGGCGCCACCTACACCTACCGCTTCAACGTCACCGGCCAGGAAGGCACGCTCTGGTGGCACGCTCACGTCTCCTTCCTCCGCGCCACAGTCTACGGCGCGCTCCTCATCCGTCCCGGACCCGACAGACCCCACTACCCCTTCCCCGCCCCCTACGGCGAGGCCACTCTCCTACTCGGCGAGTGGTGGAACGCCAGCGTCGTCGACATCGAGAGGCAAGCCATGCTCACCGGCGGCCCGCCCAACAACTCCGTCGCGCTCACCATCAACGGCATACCCAGTGGCTACGAGCTGGCCGTGCGGCACGGCGAGACCTACTTGCTCCGCCTTGTCAACGCTGCGCTCAGTTACCAGCTCTTCTTCAAGGTCGCGGGCCACGCTTTCACGGTCGTCGCCGCGGACGCCTGCTACACCGACCCTTACAACACGGACGTCATCGTGCTCGCTCCGGGCCAGACGGTGGACGCTCTCATGCACGCCAACGCCTCCCCGGGCCGCTACTGCATGGCCGCCCAGGTGTACCAGAGCGTGGCCAATGCCacctacaccaccaccaccacggggCTCCTCCGGTACGAGCACGGTGCAGAAGCAGCTGGTATGAGTACGATCATGATGCCGAGCATGCCGGAGTTCAAAGACAGCGCAACGGCGCAGGACTTCTACGGCAGCCTGACCGGCCTGCTGCGAGACGGCAAACCGACGGTTCCCCTGCACGTGGACACGCGGATGCTGGTCACCTACGGGCTGGGCATCGCGCCGTGCATGCCAACACAGACGCTGTGCAACCGGACGCGCGGCTCCGTAGCGGCCAGCATGAACAACGTGTCGTTCCAGCTCCCCAAGGCCATGTCTCTGCTGGAGGCGCGCATGAGGGGCAACGCCGACGGGGTGTACACCCGCGACTTCCCCGACAGGCCGCCGGTGATGTTCGACTTCACCAACGGCTCCATGAGCAGCAACAGGAGCGTGATGCTGACGTCCAAGGGCACCAGGGTGAAGAGGCTGCGCTTCAACACGACGGTGGAGGTGGTGCTGCAGAacacggccatcctggggtcggagAACCACCCGCTGCACCTGCACGGCTTCAACTTCTACGTGCTCGCGCAGGGCGCCGGCAACTTCAACGCGCGCACCGCCGTGCGCTCCTACAACCTCGTCAACCCACAGCAGCGCAACACCGTCGCCGTGCCGGCCGGTGGGTGGGCGGTCATCCGCTTCACGGCCGACAACCCAGGTGTATGGGTCATGCACTGCCACTTGGACGCTCATTTGCCTTTCGGGCTAGCCATGGCGTTCGAGGTGGATGACGGCCCGACCCCGGACAccgttcttcctccgccgccgccggactacCCCCAGTGTTAG
- the LOC119354643 gene encoding SH3 domain-containing protein C23A1.17-like, translated as MAPPKPSSPPNPNPNASPNSSSDADKARGKTKVTPLQVAFLVERYLADNGFSASLAAFRSDASHLFAKTSNNIVPPKGLLPLADILHDYISLKESRLAVDSAMQAMQTLVSTYYHSGSSAHLAAPPSSPPLVPPFFVGPTTSSPPHPPMVAIPPPPTGSSGYATPMIHYTQSSSSLVVQNSSNANNMSTPAASSLPTKKRKAAKPAAKTTSASKRICAGPSTSLNPKSTSAASQLQTAQPSSAEHSVVAKLPAQASSVAKSLFTPLQSQVSSPCTAQLSYPMGNELASCQSQRPSSMVPNAHAQQEIASSQYSIVSSKRLIVSPMKGGTYYSVERSCHVSSPLKSSTQRSSKREHVKGRLDFDSSDARPVPAEHVSDKPSSSTYNGEKQDDFDIDFTNFDLFEGDFSFSELLLDFDLDNEGLQCENPSTNAEVQRLQPTVKSNNMTADPAFPDPMKPMSADPTEDINSQGATSVTSVRAITKRIKIVSPVKGRSAS; from the exons ATGGCGCCGCCGAAGCCGAGCTCTCCTCCCAACCCCAACCCCAACGCCAGCCCCAACTCCTCCTCCGACGCCGACAAGGCCAGGGGCAAGACGAAGGTGACGCCCCTGCAGGTCGCCTTCCTCGTCGAGCGCTACCTCGCCGACAATGGCTTCTCGGCCTCCCTCGCCGCCTTCCGCTCCGACGCCTCCCACCTCTTCGCCAAGACCAGCAACAACATAGTCCCTCCCAAGGGCCTCCTCCCTCTCGCCGACATCCTCCACGACTACATCTCCCTCAAGGAGTCACGCCTCGCCGTCGACTCCGCCATGCAGGCCATGCAGACCCTCGTCTCCACGTACTACCATTCCGGCTCATCCGCTCATCTCGCGGCGCCGCCCTCCTCGCCGCCGCTCGTCCCgcccttcttcgtcggccccaccaCCTCTTCTCCCCCGCACCCACCCATGGTGGCCATTCCCCCGCCTCCTACAG GCTCCTCTGGATATGCTACGCCTATGATACACTACACACAGTCATCCTCCTCGCTTGTTGTTCAGAATTCTTCAAATGCCAACAACATGTCCACCCCAGCAGCCAGTTCTTTGcctacaaaaaaaagaaaggcagCCAAGCCTGCTGCAAAAACTACTTCAGCCTCCAAGAGAATATGTGCTGGACCGTCCACAAGCTTGAACCCAAAAA GTACAAGTGCAGCCTCTCAACTGCAAACTGCACAGCCAAGTTCAGCTGAACATTCAGTGGTTGCAAAACTGCCGGCCCAAGCCTCATCCGTTGCAAAAAGCTTATTCACCCCACTCCAGTCTCAAGTCAGTTCTCCTTGTACAGCTCAACTAAGCTATCCCATGGGAAATGAACTTGCTTCTTGTCAATCACAAAGGCCATCATCTATGGTTCCAAATGCTCATGCCCAACAGGAGATTGCTTCCTCTCAATACTCTATAGTTTCTTCCAAGAGACTAATAGTCAGTCCTATGAAAGGGGGCACCTATTATTCTGTCGAGAGGAGTTGCCATGTCAGCTCCCCCTTAAAATCAAGCACCCAGAGATCTTCAAAAAGGGAACATGTGAAAGGGAGGTTAGATTTTGACAGTTCAGATGCAAGGCCAGTTCCAGCTGAACATGTTTCTGACAAGCCCTCTAGCTCTACCTATAATGGAGAGAAGCAAGATGACTTTGACATTGATTTCACAAACTTTGATCTCTTTGAAGGCGACTTCTCATTTTCGGAACTATTGCTTGACTTTGATCTTGACAATGAAGGCCTTCAATGTGAGAATCCTTCCACAAATGCTGAAGTTCAAAG ACTACAGCCCACTGTGAAGAGTAACAACATGACTGCTGATCCAGCTTTTCCAGATCCAATGAAGCCAATGTCAGCAGATCCCACTGAAGACATCAATTCACAAG GAGCTACATCTGTTACTTCTGTCAGAGCTATTACTAAGAGGATAAAGATTGTTAGCCCTG TTAAGGGCCGCTCAGCTTCTTAG